In Pseudanabaena yagii GIHE-NHR1, the following proteins share a genomic window:
- a CDS encoding geranyl diphosphate 2-C-methyltransferase, translating to MSTPQTITADNVLRSEYQKSVANYWNQEKNPVNLLLGHVDGYYHHHYGIGDVDWSVLEAPEGERNDQIIRELHRLEHAQAVFLLDHLGNVKPDDRVMDGGSGRGGTSFVVNERFGCQVDGVSISESQVKFANDQSVQRGIADKVKFHFRNMLDTGFETGAMRSIWTNETTMYVDLFKLFAEFSRLLQDGGRYACITGCYNDVTGGRSRAVSQIDAHYICNIHPRSQYFKALAANNLAPITVIDLTPLTIPYWELRAKSSLITGVEDYFLTAYKEGSFHYLLIVADRIIR from the coding sequence ATGTCAACGCCCCAAACTATCACTGCCGACAATGTTTTGCGTAGCGAGTATCAGAAGTCAGTTGCCAACTATTGGAACCAAGAAAAAAATCCCGTTAATCTTCTACTCGGTCACGTTGATGGCTATTATCACCACCACTACGGGATCGGCGATGTCGATTGGTCGGTATTAGAGGCTCCCGAAGGTGAGCGCAACGATCAGATTATTCGTGAGCTACACCGACTCGAACACGCTCAGGCGGTTTTCCTGCTCGACCATCTGGGCAATGTCAAGCCTGATGACCGCGTGATGGATGGCGGTTCTGGTCGCGGCGGTACCAGCTTTGTGGTCAATGAACGCTTTGGCTGTCAGGTCGATGGAGTGTCAATCTCAGAATCTCAGGTCAAGTTTGCCAACGACCAGTCTGTGCAGCGCGGCATAGCCGACAAGGTAAAGTTCCACTTTCGCAATATGCTGGATACTGGCTTCGAGACGGGAGCCATGCGCAGCATTTGGACGAATGAGACCACAATGTATGTAGATCTGTTCAAGCTGTTCGCCGAGTTTTCTCGTCTTTTGCAGGATGGTGGTCGCTACGCCTGCATAACGGGTTGCTACAACGATGTTACGGGAGGACGATCGCGGGCGGTCAGCCAGATAGATGCACATTATATCTGTAACATCCACCCGCGTAGTCAATATTTCAAGGCACTAGCGGCGAACAACCTCGCCCCTATTACTGTAATCGATCTGACTCCCCTAACGATTCCCTACTGGGAACTACGGGCCAAGTCTTCGCTCATCACTGGGGTCGAGGATTACTTCCTTACTGCATATAAAGAGGGCAGTTTCCACTATCTGCTCATCGTTGCTGACCGCATCATTCGGTAA
- a CDS encoding AAA family ATPase → MIRDISIQNFRCFENTSISGFKTINLITGKNNAGKTALLEALLIGSLPRAEAIDALKKHRRESQEFNKALPERTWDSLFFNQDKSKNIFIQVNEDDDQSTKLNLSINDIPIRFTIESSLPSDIIDKKYVDFIPNDDSKSSVLQANITINNDDLFEYNLIATAQGTFQGVLDKKTQFTGQKKISFIPAILGFLNTQLASEYDRARLNNQEKEVLKGIQIIDPSIKMIESFNIGSPLLYLKRENEERLPISLFGDAINRITAIILYVINNKSDILLLDEIENGIHYTIQADLWRMLFRLAKQLNIQIFATTHSLEMLTAFNQVGLESEFSDLAAHFEMARSVKTGQIIGIKRDMETLEYSLSRNGGVRGE, encoded by the coding sequence ATGATCAGAGATATCTCAATCCAAAATTTCAGATGCTTTGAAAATACCTCAATCTCTGGTTTTAAAACCATAAATCTCATCACGGGTAAAAATAACGCAGGTAAAACAGCACTTCTAGAAGCTTTACTAATAGGCAGTTTACCTAGAGCAGAAGCCATTGATGCTCTTAAAAAACATCGGAGAGAGTCACAAGAATTTAACAAAGCCCTGCCTGAAAGAACTTGGGACAGTTTGTTCTTCAACCAAGATAAATCCAAGAATATTTTTATACAGGTTAATGAAGATGATGATCAATCAACCAAACTAAATTTATCTATTAATGATATTCCTATTAGGTTTACTATAGAATCAAGTTTACCAAGTGATATTATCGACAAAAAATATGTTGATTTTATACCTAACGATGATTCCAAATCATCGGTACTTCAGGCAAATATAACTATTAATAATGATGATTTATTTGAATACAACTTAATAGCTACGGCTCAAGGTACTTTTCAAGGAGTTTTAGACAAAAAAACTCAATTCACAGGACAAAAAAAAATATCTTTTATTCCAGCAATTTTGGGATTTCTCAATACACAATTAGCTTCAGAGTATGATCGAGCTAGGCTAAACAATCAGGAAAAAGAAGTGTTGAAAGGCATTCAGATTATAGATCCTTCTATAAAAATGATTGAATCTTTTAATATCGGAAGTCCATTACTTTATTTAAAAAGAGAAAATGAAGAAAGATTACCCATATCATTATTTGGAGATGCTATTAATCGTATTACAGCAATAATACTGTATGTCATAAATAACAAAAGCGATATTTTGCTTTTAGATGAGATAGAAAATGGTATTCACTATACTATTCAAGCAGATTTGTGGAGGATGTTATTTCGTTTAGCGAAACAATTAAATATTCAAATATTTGCAACTACTCATAGTTTAGAAATGCTGACAGCATTTAATCAAGTTGGATTAGAAAGTGAGTTTAGTGATTTAGCTGCACATTTTGAGATGGCTCGAAGTGTCAAAACTGGTCAAATCATTGGTATTAAACGTGACATGGAAACTCTTGAATATAGTTTGTCTCGTAACGGAGGGGTTAGAGGTGAGTAA
- a CDS encoding CocE/NonD family hydrolase, giving the protein MPPKLTSFHSKVNVQRQVKIPMRDRINLTADIYLPKGIDTSLPVLLMRLPYGRAIASTCTYAHPSWYAHQGYIVVIQDVRGCGTSEGELYPFRNEYNDGFDTVEWCAKELEGSNGKVGMYGFSYQGVTQFQAAVQQPEGLVTICPSMATADLYHGWFYFGGAVCLDFDVNWALQLAQNRAWYLKQEPQATKLFEAQKQSAKWLESAPLSEIELFKNPDFGNFGKFFFDWIGNQQANDEYWQKLNPLSYFDRYDLPALHIAGWADIFIEATINTYHQAKSVTKKPQHLVVAPWQHLPWLPKVGEIDFGETAVSKVDQLQVDWFDFWLKGIDNGISDRAPVQLFLMGKNHWLDLPEFPTSPNIQNLYLSSNKQLIPQLPNSQQLTANSSLPDIYVYDPRNPNPSTNYGFYDQRNVHQRWDVMVYQSDELDQDLAIAGIPEFILYAATTAPDTDWVIKLLDIYPDGKQMLVSMGVMRAKFRNSWTEPEWVKPDVMTEYRINLRPTCQNFAKGHRIGVAISSSAFPIIERHSNTQKLPSEATVSDFVEATQQIFYGAEYPSHLQLPI; this is encoded by the coding sequence GGTATCGATACTTCACTGCCAGTATTATTAATGCGCTTGCCCTATGGTCGAGCGATCGCCTCGACCTGCACCTATGCTCATCCTAGTTGGTATGCCCACCAAGGCTATATCGTGGTGATCCAAGATGTGAGGGGTTGCGGCACTTCTGAGGGTGAGTTATATCCATTTCGCAATGAATATAACGATGGTTTTGATACGGTGGAATGGTGCGCGAAGGAATTAGAAGGCAGTAATGGCAAGGTGGGGATGTATGGATTTTCTTACCAAGGCGTAACCCAATTTCAGGCAGCAGTACAGCAACCCGAAGGACTAGTTACAATTTGCCCAAGTATGGCAACAGCCGATTTGTATCATGGTTGGTTCTATTTTGGTGGTGCAGTTTGCCTAGATTTTGATGTGAATTGGGCTTTGCAACTCGCGCAAAATCGTGCATGGTATTTAAAACAGGAACCGCAAGCCACAAAACTTTTTGAAGCTCAAAAACAATCTGCCAAATGGTTAGAATCTGCACCATTAAGTGAAATTGAACTATTTAAGAATCCAGATTTCGGCAATTTTGGAAAATTCTTTTTTGATTGGATTGGAAATCAGCAAGCGAATGATGAATATTGGCAAAAGTTGAATCCGCTTAGTTATTTTGATCGCTATGATTTGCCAGCATTACATATCGCAGGATGGGCAGATATTTTTATCGAAGCGACTATTAACACCTATCATCAAGCCAAATCCGTAACTAAAAAGCCTCAGCATTTAGTTGTCGCGCCTTGGCAGCATTTGCCTTGGTTGCCTAAAGTCGGAGAGATTGATTTCGGCGAAACTGCTGTTTCTAAAGTTGATCAGTTACAAGTAGATTGGTTCGATTTCTGGCTCAAAGGAATTGATAACGGCATTAGCGATCGCGCACCAGTCCAACTTTTCCTGATGGGCAAAAATCACTGGCTAGACCTCCCAGAATTTCCTACTTCCCCTAATATCCAAAATCTCTATCTCTCATCAAACAAACAGTTAATCCCCCAATTACCTAACAGCCAACAGCTAACAGCTAATAGCTCCCTACCCGATATCTACGTCTACGATCCCCGCAATCCTAATCCCTCCACAAATTATGGATTTTACGATCAGCGCAATGTCCATCAGCGTTGGGATGTTATGGTTTACCAAAGCGACGAACTTGATCAAGATTTAGCGATCGCAGGTATTCCCGAATTTATCCTCTATGCAGCTACTACGGCTCCAGATACTGATTGGGTGATTAAGCTCTTAGATATTTATCCCGATGGTAAGCAGATGCTTGTATCGATGGGAGTTATGCGGGCAAAGTTCCGTAATTCATGGACTGAGCCTGAGTGGGTTAAGCCTGATGTGATGACTGAATATCGCATCAATCTCCGTCCTACTTGCCAAAACTTTGCTAAAGGTCATCGTATTGGTGTAGCAATTTCCAGTTCAGCTTTCCCGATTATTGAGCGACACTCGAATACTCAGAAGTTACCGTCTGAAGCAACCGTAAGTGATTTTGTCGAAGCAACTCAGCAAATTTTTTATGGGGCAGAATATCCTTCCCATTTACAATTACCAATATAG
- a CDS encoding family 2B encapsulin nanocompartment shell protein, translating into MTQDFNSHGQGLAEQSSLSTDAARKLATTAKTTPQTQGISSRWISRLLPWVELRGGSYRVNRRLTYALGDGRVTFTNVGATIRVIPQELREIDLLRDFDEEAVLNRLAERFVQQEFQPGDVLVEKGIPADQIVLIAHGKVSKIGTGKYGDDMELAVLTDGDHFTYQAIIESADLWDFTMKAVTRCTVLVLTQQSFEDVVASSESLQAHIEEFKARPPKAQDKYGQSAIALAAGHTGEPVLPTTFVNYETSPREYELSLVQTVLRVHTRVADLYNEPMNQIEQQLKLTVHELRERQEYELVNNQEFGLLHNTDLSQRFPTRNGLPHPDDFDELITRRRNSQYIFAHPRAIAAFARQCNKMGIDLESIDVGGNRIPAWRGIPIYPCGKIPIDRTTQTTSIIVMRTGEDNQGVVGLQPAELPDQYEPGLNVRFMGINEKAIISYLVSNYFSAAILVPDAIGILEDVEIGR; encoded by the coding sequence ATGACCCAAGACTTTAACTCCCATGGGCAGGGGCTGGCGGAGCAGTCGAGCCTGAGTACAGATGCGGCGCGGAAGTTAGCCACAACTGCCAAGACTACTCCGCAGACTCAGGGTATTAGTTCGCGCTGGATCAGCCGTCTGTTGCCGTGGGTGGAGCTGCGCGGTGGCTCCTATCGGGTCAATCGACGTTTGACCTATGCGCTGGGCGATGGACGAGTGACCTTTACCAACGTGGGGGCTACCATACGAGTGATCCCGCAAGAGTTGCGCGAAATAGACCTGTTGCGTGACTTTGACGAGGAGGCAGTGCTAAACAGGTTGGCAGAGCGTTTTGTGCAGCAGGAGTTTCAACCCGGTGATGTGCTGGTGGAAAAGGGAATCCCTGCTGATCAGATTGTGCTAATTGCTCACGGCAAGGTCAGCAAGATCGGTACGGGGAAGTATGGGGATGACATGGAGCTTGCGGTATTGACCGACGGAGACCACTTCACCTACCAGGCTATTATCGAATCCGCCGATCTCTGGGACTTCACCATGAAGGCGGTTACACGCTGCACGGTCTTGGTGCTAACACAGCAATCGTTTGAAGATGTGGTGGCTTCCTCTGAATCGCTGCAAGCCCACATCGAAGAATTTAAGGCTCGTCCGCCAAAAGCCCAAGATAAATATGGTCAGTCCGCGATTGCGTTAGCTGCTGGTCATACAGGCGAACCCGTGCTGCCCACGACTTTTGTTAATTACGAGACCTCGCCGCGCGAATACGAGTTGAGCCTAGTGCAGACGGTGCTGCGTGTCCATACGCGCGTTGCCGATCTCTACAACGAGCCAATGAACCAGATCGAACAACAGCTCAAATTGACTGTGCATGAGTTGCGCGAGCGGCAGGAGTATGAATTGGTCAATAATCAAGAGTTCGGACTGCTGCACAACACCGATCTTAGCCAACGCTTCCCCACCCGCAATGGTCTACCTCACCCAGATGATTTTGATGAGCTGATCACCCGCCGCCGCAATTCACAGTATATTTTTGCCCACCCACGTGCCATCGCTGCCTTTGCGCGTCAGTGCAACAAGATGGGGATTGATTTGGAAAGTATCGATGTAGGTGGAAACCGAATTCCGGCTTGGCGCGGCATCCCTATCTATCCTTGTGGCAAAATCCCCATTGACAGAACGACTCAAACCACATCGATTATCGTTATGCGTACTGGTGAGGACAATCAGGGCGTGGTAGGTCTTCAGCCTGCGGAGTTACCTGATCAATATGAACCAGGGTTGAACGTGCGCTTTATGGGTATTAACGAAAAGGCCATCATCTCCTATCTAGTCAGCAACTACTTCTCCGCCGCTATCCTTGTCCCCGATGCCATCGGCATTCTCGAAGATGTCGAGATCGGGCGGTAG
- a CDS encoding divergent PAP2 family protein: protein MHPVGEILDNQVLLIALCSSLTAQLLKLFIELAQFGKIRPKVIFETGGMPSSHSALVSALATGIGRTQGWDTPQFAIATVFAFIVMYDAAGIRRAAGKQAKVLNQIMVEVFEEEHDPLKELLGHTPAQVVAGSILGILLMWVFL, encoded by the coding sequence ATACATCCTGTTGGCGAAATCCTCGATAACCAAGTTCTGCTAATTGCTTTATGTTCTAGCCTAACTGCTCAGCTTCTCAAGTTATTTATTGAGCTAGCGCAGTTTGGAAAAATCAGACCCAAGGTGATCTTTGAAACAGGGGGAATGCCTAGTTCGCATTCAGCTTTGGTTTCGGCACTTGCTACAGGGATCGGTCGTACTCAAGGATGGGATACACCACAGTTTGCGATCGCTACAGTTTTCGCATTTATCGTGATGTACGATGCCGCAGGTATTCGCCGCGCCGCAGGTAAGCAAGCAAAGGTTCTCAATCAGATCATGGTGGAAGTGTTTGAGGAAGAGCATGATCCGCTTAAGGAGTTATTAGGTCATACCCCTGCCCAAGTTGTTGCGGGGTCGATCTTAGGCATTTTATTAATGTGGGTTTTCCTATAA
- the crtE gene encoding geranylgeranyl diphosphate synthase CrtE, which produces MPSQTVAFNLDKYLRDRKQEVESALDTSISVTYPEKIYESMRYSLLAGGKRLRPILTLAACELLGGDRASAMPTACAMEMVHTMSLIHDDLPALDNDDFRRGKPTNHKVYGDDIAILAGDALLAYAFEYIAAYTQAVPADRILKAIAHLGHAVTATGLAGGQVVDLECEGKPDVTAETLTFIHIHKTAALLESCVICGALLAGANDTDITRLSTYAKNIGLAFQIIDDILDITATSEQLGKTAGKDLAAQKVTYPSLWGIETSQQKAQELVADAKAQLVSYGDSALPLMAIADYITARKN; this is translated from the coding sequence ATGCCATCACAAACCGTCGCATTCAATTTAGATAAGTATTTACGCGATCGCAAACAAGAGGTTGAATCAGCCCTTGATACTTCGATCTCTGTCACCTATCCTGAAAAAATTTATGAATCAATGCGTTACTCGCTACTAGCTGGTGGTAAGCGCTTGCGTCCGATTCTCACCCTTGCCGCTTGTGAATTGTTAGGCGGCGATCGTGCATCGGCAATGCCCACCGCCTGTGCAATGGAAATGGTACATACCATGTCATTAATCCATGATGATCTGCCTGCGTTGGACAATGACGATTTTCGGCGCGGCAAACCGACAAACCATAAGGTTTATGGTGATGACATTGCAATTTTGGCAGGGGATGCTCTACTTGCCTATGCTTTTGAATATATCGCTGCGTATACTCAAGCTGTACCTGCTGACAGAATTTTAAAGGCGATTGCCCATCTGGGTCATGCTGTGACGGCGACAGGTTTAGCAGGTGGTCAAGTTGTCGATCTAGAATGTGAAGGTAAGCCAGATGTGACTGCGGAAACCCTCACATTTATCCATATCCATAAAACTGCGGCTTTGCTAGAGTCATGCGTCATCTGTGGTGCATTACTAGCAGGTGCAAATGATACTGACATCACGCGCTTATCCACCTATGCTAAGAATATTGGTTTAGCTTTTCAGATTATTGATGACATTCTCGACATCACCGCTACATCTGAGCAGCTTGGCAAAACTGCGGGTAAAGACCTCGCCGCCCAAAAAGTTACTTATCCGAGTCTGTGGGGTATCGAAACCTCGCAACAAAAGGCTCAGGAACTAGTAGCAGATGCGAAGGCGCAACTGGTCAGTTATGGTGACTCGGCTTTACCTCTGATGGCGATCGCTGATTACATCACTGCTCGGAAAAACTAA
- a CDS encoding family 2B encapsulin nanocompartment shell protein: protein MTENLDSNQQTLAERSSLSTRAAKQLATTTKTAPQMQGITSRWISRLLPWVELRGGSYRVNRRLTYALGDGRVTFTNVGSTIQVIPQELRELAFLREFEDEAVLNALADRFVQQEFQPGDVLVDKGTPADQIVLIAHGKVSKIGTGKYGDEVELAVLTNGDHFTYQAILESEDLWDFTIKAITRCTVLALTQSSFEELVNSSESLQAHIEAFRTQPPKDQDRYGQSAIDLAAGHSGEPVLPTTFVDYETSPREYELSLAQTVLRVHTRVADLYNEPMNQIAEQLKLTVHELRERQEYELVNNQEFGLLHNADLGQRFSTRNGPPTPDDFDELITRRRNAQYIFAHPRAIAAFGRECNKLGLYPDSLDMGGERVLTWRNIPILPCDKIPISNTQTSSVIVVRTGEDNQGVVGLRPAALPDQHEPGLNVRFMGINEKAIISYLVSNYFSAAILVPDAVGVLEDVELGR, encoded by the coding sequence ATGACAGAAAATCTAGATTCTAATCAGCAAACTCTGGCAGAGCGGTCTAGCCTCAGTACTCGGGCAGCGAAGCAGTTGGCCACAACCACCAAGACTGCTCCGCAGATGCAGGGCATCACCTCGCGCTGGATCAGTCGCCTGCTGCCTTGGGTGGAGTTGCGCGGCGGCTCCTATCGTGTCAATCGCCGCTTGACCTATGCGCTAGGTGATGGTCGTGTCACCTTTACGAACGTCGGGTCAACGATTCAAGTAATTCCTCAGGAGTTGCGCGAGCTGGCTTTTCTGCGAGAATTTGAGGATGAGGCTGTCTTGAATGCCTTAGCTGATCGCTTTGTGCAGCAGGAGTTTCAACCCGGTGATGTGCTGGTAGACAAGGGAACCCCCGCCGACCAGATCGTGCTGATTGCTCACGGCAAGGTCAGTAAGATCGGTACAGGCAAGTATGGCGATGAGGTGGAGCTTGCGGTGTTGACCAATGGCGATCACTTTACCTATCAAGCCATTCTTGAATCAGAAGATCTATGGGACTTCACCATCAAAGCGATCACACGTTGTACGGTCTTAGCACTAACACAAAGCTCCTTTGAAGAACTGGTCAACTCCTCAGAATCACTTCAAGCACACATTGAGGCATTTCGCACCCAACCCCCCAAAGATCAGGATCGGTACGGTCAGTCCGCCATTGATCTGGCCGCTGGTCACAGTGGTGAACCCGTACTGCCCACAACCTTTGTCGACTACGAAACCTCTCCGCGTGAATATGAGCTAAGCTTGGCGCAGACAGTGCTGCGTGTTCATACCCGCGTTGCCGACCTCTACAACGAGCCAATGAACCAGATTGCGGAACAGCTTAAGCTAACAGTACACGAGTTGCGTGAGCGTCAAGAGTACGAGTTGGTTAACAACCAAGAGTTTGGGCTGCTGCACAATGCTGACCTCGGTCAGCGCTTCTCCACCCGCAATGGTCCGCCCACGCCAGATGATTTTGATGAGCTGATCACCCGCCGACGCAATGCACAGTACATTTTTGCCCACCCGCGTGCCATTGCGGCCTTCGGTCGGGAGTGCAACAAGCTAGGTCTCTATCCCGACAGCCTTGATATGGGGGGCGAACGAGTGTTGACTTGGCGCAACATCCCGATTTTGCCCTGCGACAAGATTCCCATTAGCAACACCCAGACCAGTTCCGTGATCGTTGTCCGTACTGGTGAAGATAATCAGGGCGTAGTAGGGCTTCGACCCGCAGCATTGCCCGATCAACATGAGCCGGGGTTGAACGTACGCTTCATGGGCATCAATGAAAAAGCCATCATCTCCTACCTCGTCAGCAACTACTTCTCCGCTGCCATCCTCGTGCCCGATGCCGTCGGCGTACTTGAAGATGTCGAGCTAGGACGCTAG
- a CDS encoding family 2 encapsulin nanocompartment cargo protein terpene cyclase, producing MKDTNLDNTSTTFLFGPTGLGTSAARFVSEIAKAARTDNLDSGLLQTDLASVGDCDPAYAERAWGDGTASPLYCPIPERFNEPLADEVDDRLADWALECGFDEDEAQKIRKVRFGRLVMLAHPDCDDPSRLLIGAKLNMAWWAADDYYADDTELGADPKLLPPRLLLAMTAMDPPPPAGEFTTPLEEAIAEERVLVALGRGIDYLGQYATPEQVQRTCYATFSMFVSWSAYAAWRYTGEYPPAWKYLAARQHDSFYTSMTLIDPIGGYVLPPDIFFDSRVRHAAFLAGTAVVLVNDLLSVAKDLADEQPPVNMVLQIAADRGCSIEEATEITVKFHNDLVHDFRERHQKLQALPNVELQRFLRGLRGWMGGAFEWHNSNPRYKNSNGASQPDSQSLA from the coding sequence ATGAAAGATACCAACCTGGATAATACGAGTACCACATTTTTATTTGGTCCGACTGGTCTTGGTACATCCGCCGCTCGCTTTGTGAGTGAGATAGCCAAGGCTGCTCGTACCGATAACCTAGATTCAGGACTACTCCAGACAGATCTCGCCTCGGTGGGGGATTGCGATCCTGCCTATGCAGAGAGAGCTTGGGGCGATGGAACTGCCTCACCACTCTACTGCCCCATTCCCGAACGATTCAACGAGCCACTGGCAGACGAGGTCGATGATCGACTGGCGGACTGGGCATTGGAATGCGGGTTTGATGAGGACGAGGCGCAGAAAATTCGCAAGGTACGGTTTGGACGCCTGGTGATGCTGGCACACCCAGACTGCGATGACCCATCTCGGCTGTTGATCGGTGCCAAGTTGAACATGGCTTGGTGGGCTGCTGATGACTACTACGCTGACGACACCGAGCTTGGGGCAGATCCAAAGTTGCTCCCCCCTCGTCTCCTGTTGGCGATGACCGCAATGGACCCGCCCCCGCCAGCAGGGGAATTTACCACCCCGCTAGAGGAAGCGATCGCCGAAGAGCGGGTGCTGGTAGCCCTCGGTAGGGGCATCGACTATTTAGGACAGTACGCCACGCCAGAGCAAGTCCAGCGTACCTGTTACGCCACCTTCTCTATGTTCGTCTCTTGGAGTGCCTACGCAGCGTGGCGTTATACTGGCGAGTATCCGCCAGCGTGGAAGTATCTGGCTGCGCGACAGCACGACAGCTTCTACACCTCCATGACGCTAATCGACCCCATCGGAGGCTACGTCCTCCCACCAGATATTTTCTTCGATTCGCGCGTCCGTCACGCAGCGTTCCTAGCTGGGACGGCGGTCGTTCTGGTCAACGATCTCCTTTCGGTCGCCAAAGATCTGGCAGACGAGCAGCCACCTGTCAACATGGTGCTACAGATTGCGGCGGATCGGGGCTGCTCTATCGAAGAGGCGACGGAGATCACTGTCAAGTTTCATAACGACTTGGTTCATGACTTTCGGGAACGCCACCAGAAGCTCCAAGCTTTACCCAACGTTGAGCTTCAGAGGTTCCTGCGCGGATTGCGCGGCTGGATGGGCGGCGCATTTGAATGGCATAACAGCAACCCGCGCTATAAAAACAGCAACGGTGCTTCACAGCCAGATTCACAATCACTAGCCTAA
- a CDS encoding DUF3226 domain-containing protein — MSNRLIVESKNDRTFIQSLVNYLNKNSVDIEAINIAENAYLPLGGSDSTKIKNELRKIKDEAQKNPINKIGIVLDMDYKQPLEWFGIINEAIANIFSSTEQNKIEKTSDFITVSSEEIPDIQIACYLINVDGIGELETLLKVIKSQPSPKADCLEAWKTCVETSTNKSISTKEFNKLWVSNYIRHDTCTNQEKNNASEYCSMTKFEYVMTKDIWDFEHPALDELKEFLKMFD; from the coding sequence GTGAGTAACCGATTAATTGTTGAGAGTAAAAACGATAGAACTTTTATACAATCTCTAGTCAATTATCTCAATAAAAATAGTGTAGACATTGAAGCAATTAATATAGCTGAAAATGCTTATTTACCTTTAGGCGGATCGGATTCTACAAAAATAAAAAATGAATTACGTAAAATCAAAGATGAGGCTCAGAAAAATCCCATAAATAAAATTGGTATAGTTTTAGATATGGATTATAAACAACCCTTAGAATGGTTTGGGATTATAAATGAGGCAATTGCAAACATATTTTCATCAACAGAGCAAAATAAAATAGAAAAAACTAGTGATTTTATAACTGTTAGTTCTGAAGAAATTCCAGATATTCAAATAGCATGTTATTTGATTAACGTAGATGGGATAGGTGAATTAGAAACATTACTAAAAGTAATTAAATCTCAACCCTCACCAAAAGCTGACTGCCTTGAAGCATGGAAAACCTGCGTAGAAACAAGTACTAATAAATCAATTAGCACAAAAGAGTTTAATAAGCTTTGGGTTAGCAATTACATACGACATGATACTTGCACTAATCAAGAGAAGAACAATGCTAGTGAATATTGTAGTATGACTAAATTTGAATATGTAATGACTAAAGATATTTGGGATTTTGAACATCCTGCTTTAGATGAACTGAAAGAATTTTTAAAAATGTTTGACTAA
- a CDS encoding TIGR03943 family putative permease subunit has translation MSSRSANFSRIHTYWQKFLPWLESCAIAAWGITLTKLWLSGQLYLLVHPNYIPLTAIAGLGLLFVGGAEAWRVAKRRRGYTNSQQHVNLIKPSLSSSLLLIVAVIALFINPRPFTSEKAIHRGVIENIADARTIPKSFRASNRPEERTLVEWVRTISAYPEPDAYKGQKVKITGFVVHSPDQPDNMILLTRFVITCCAADVYPVSLPVKITESRSNYPPDRWLQIEGQADVETNNGKRQVVIVASNITAIAEPKNPYDY, from the coding sequence ATGTCCTCCCGATCAGCCAACTTTTCACGCATTCATACTTACTGGCAAAAGTTTTTACCTTGGCTCGAATCCTGCGCGATCGCAGCTTGGGGAATTACACTGACTAAACTTTGGCTTTCTGGACAGCTATATCTCTTAGTCCACCCTAACTACATTCCACTAACAGCGATCGCAGGATTAGGGCTACTTTTTGTCGGTGGGGCAGAAGCTTGGCGAGTCGCTAAACGTCGGCGTGGCTATACCAACAGCCAGCAACACGTTAATCTCATCAAGCCATCCTTGAGTAGTAGTTTGCTTTTAATCGTGGCAGTCATTGCCCTATTCATCAATCCTCGCCCCTTCACTAGCGAAAAGGCGATTCATCGAGGTGTGATTGAAAATATTGCAGATGCTCGTACTATTCCGAAATCCTTTCGAGCTAGCAACCGTCCTGAAGAACGCACACTCGTAGAATGGGTACGCACTATCAGTGCCTATCCCGAACCTGATGCTTACAAGGGACAGAAGGTTAAAATCACAGGATTTGTTGTACATTCTCCCGATCAGCCTGACAATATGATTTTGCTGACGAGATTTGTGATTACCTGCTGCGCCGCCGATGTGTATCCTGTGAGTTTACCCGTCAAGATTACTGAAAGCCGTTCCAATTATCCGCCTGATCGCTGGTTGCAAATAGAAGGTCAAGCGGATGTAGAAACTAACAATGGCAAGCGTCAAGTCGTAATTGTGGCAAGTAATATTACAGCGATCGCTGAGCCTAAAAATCCATATGATTACTAA